A window from Sus scrofa isolate TJ Tabasco breed Duroc chromosome 2, Sscrofa11.1, whole genome shotgun sequence encodes these proteins:
- the CDKN2AIPNL gene encoding CDKN2AIP N-terminal-like protein → MVGGEAAAAVEELVSGVRQATDFAEQFRSYSESEKQWKARMEFILRHLPDYRDPPDGGGRLDQLLSLSMVWANHLFLGCSYNKDLLDKVMEMADGIEVEDVPQFTTRSELMKKHQS, encoded by the exons ATGGTGGGTGGCGAGGCGGCCGCCGCCGTGGAGGAGCTGGTCTCGGGAGTGCGGCAGGCGACCGACTTCGCGGAGCAGTTTCGCTCCTACTCGGAGAGCGAGAAGCAATGGAAGGCTCGCATGGAATTCATCCTGCGCCACCTGCCCGACTACCGCGACCCGCCCGACGGCGGCGGCCGCCTGGACCAGCTGCTGTCCCTTTCCATGGTCTGGGCTAATCACCTCTTCCTGGGTTGCAG TTACAACAAAGACCTCTTAGACAAGGTGATGGAAATGGCTGATGGGATTGAAGTGGAAGATGTGCCACAGTTTACTACCAGAAGTGAATTAATGAAAAAG